TGTACTGAAATGCTGAATCAAACAATAAATAAACTGGCACGATCCCAAGGGAAAGCCAGCCCTGCTGACTGTGAGGCTGTTCTAAGTTGTACAACATTGTCTGTTGTTGTATAAGCAGTAATTACAAGTTACTACTATTGTACTGGCAACAAAATGAGTGAATAGGCTGTACAGAGACACTACTTCCTCACTCCACAAGCATCTAGAGTACATAAACAAAAACTGGGGTATTTGCGTCTATTTCATTTTTCCCTGGACATTTGTCAATTTTGAAGGAGTCCTTTACAAAATATGGCTTGAATGCCAACAAACAACCGACTTGTACAGACAGGCTAGCCATGGAAAGGAAAACTTCTGCTAGTCTTCACTCTGTACCGCTTCAATTGCCCTCACCTGGGATTGGAAGGGAAGAATCAAAATCACAGTTACCAATTAACAGTCACGAGTCAGTTTCTGCATCCACGGTTGTGGCTGATTTCAGCTTTTGGCTCACAAACTGCCCCTTAACTCTCGGTCTTTGCTCTGCAAGCTTTTTCCTGCTATGATATCTAACCTGTAGAAATGAAAAAAATGGAAGGCATAGTCAGATAAAGAAAGTATTCAATCCTTATTTACAAAGTAAAAATGCTATCGAATTAAATACCTTTTTCTCGAAGCATCTATCTTTCCTTTTCATGCGAAACTTCATCAAGGCAGCTTCACGGCGAGACCGGTCACTATCCAACCCATTAGTATAGCAGTTCTGGACACCACTTTCGTTGCCACTTTCTAGGGCAACCATTGTATTTGTATTGATGTCAGTTTCGCCGCTACCAGTGCATCCACTTCCTTTACGTACATCCTGGCTGCAGCTAGCACTCTGGTTGACGTGCTCCGCATGAGCTCTCGCCAAGTCAATTGGTTCTCCTGATTCTCTGAGAATTTGTCTTGAATGATGCAACTGCTGATTTTCCTCCGACTGTTTGTGTTCATCAACCTGAGAAGGTATACTACGATTTTCATGGTAATTCAATTGACCAGATGCGTGCTGAATAGCTGCCTTGTTGATGCCAGCTGAATCACAATGCATACGAGGAGCCTGTGGGTAGTATACTGGCTGCAGAATTGCACCATAATGGTAAGGCGTCGCAGCACCAACAGGAATTGGAAGAGGTATGAACCCATATGAAGGATGGCTCATACTGTCCTGTCTATGGGAGGAACTGCTTGCACCTGCATCTTCTCTAGCACTACTGGAACACAATACAGCTGCTCCCTCTGTGCTACTGTCCAAAGGAATCCGTGCTTGCCTTGCACTCTCACCTGTATTATGTTCATGGGGAGGCAACACCCCACTGGGTTGGGAAACTGGGCCCTTGTCATGAACAGGTTCTTGACGAGTTATGCAGAGAGAAGGGAAAAACTGGTGCTCAGCTGACGGCTCTATCCTTTTATTGCCATATCTGTATCATGTTGAAGCGACGGGTAAGCAAAATAAATCAAGTCAGAGTTATGCTCCACATTTGAGCAATTACTAATATCAAGCTATAGATCTAGGAGAAACAAAACATGTAACCTCACAAAGAAACAAGCAGACATGGAAAGAAAACCACTGATTAGCAGAAAACATTTTAGCTGCATTCAAATAACTTAGATAACAGAAGTTAATCAGCATGATGTACCTTGAAAAGGCAGAGGAATTCGAGTGATTAAAGATATCTTTTTCCCTGAACTCTTGGATTTTGTAACCACTAAGATGGTGTTGCTTTCCTAAGTTGGTCTCCAGAAATTGGGAGGGGCAAGATTTAGCATGACTTATTGCAGCACCATTTGATTTTTCACCAAGGTTACTTTCTGTGAGAGCATTTCGTTCCATGACTGAAGATTTACATTGTCCGTCAGCTGTTGGTTGGTCCATAGCCAAGTCTTTGCCAAGATTGCTTGGTCGACGTGAACTTGCATCAGCAATCCTCAAGGCATTATCCATTATTTGCTCAGCAACCTTGGCTGAAGTAATACCATTAAGGCCTTTGGAACGCACATTCTTCTCACTTCCACTTGGGGCATCTGCATGAGATGAAATTATTATTGCATGTGGATAACAGAGTAGCAGACATTAACTTGCCGACAACAGAGCACGAGTTAGCAAAATGTTATGTAagcaagttcaaattcatcacCATCGCTATCTTTTGACGCATGCAACTTTGTGTTTACTCCATCATAAGACTCATTTTGTAGTTTACTTTTTCTGGAGGGGCCAGCCCCTTCATCTGCACGAGTATCTGGTAACTTCTCAACACTCTGAATTTCAGTCTCCCTCTTGCCACCAAAGCTCTGATCAAGGAAAAACAATCTCCATAACGTAACATGGCAAGGAAATACATACGAATGTAAATGGTATATCAGAACTGCAAAAGACCAAATGATGAAAATCTAATTGGTTTCAGTAAACAGTGCTGGCTACACACACTGGATAAAGTCAAGAAAAGAACAATCATAGAAAAAGATATGGCTCTAAATATTTTACTGTCAAACAATTAGTTTCTGTTTTACTGGCATTGTCCAGCTAAGCAGGGATGCAGATAAGCAATTGAAAACATGCATTATTATAC
Above is a genomic segment from Panicum hallii strain FIL2 chromosome 8, PHallii_v3.1, whole genome shotgun sequence containing:
- the LOC112902313 gene encoding two-component response regulator-like APRR3 isoform X1 → MSPDADAAVASAGGGAASAGGGGGGGGEAAGASSSPASASASAAAAGRWDQILPRRSLRVLLVEHDDSTRQVVTALLRKCGYRVAAVADGMKAWEVMRARAYAFDLVLTEVAMPSLSGIQLLARIVAADECKNIPVIMMSSQDSIGTVLKCMQKGAVDFLVKPVRKNELRNLWQHVWRRHAMNSQANGSENNAASNHISANVANGSKAGENSDEESDAQSFGGKRETEIQSVEKLPDTRADEGAGPSRKSKLQNESYDGVNTKLHASKDSDDAPSGSEKNVRSKGLNGITSAKVAEQIMDNALRIADASSRRPSNLGKDLAMDQPTADGQCKSSVMERNALTESNLGEKSNGAAISHAKSCPSQFLETNLGKQHHLSGYKIQEFREKDIFNHSNSSAFSRYGNKRIEPSAEHQFFPSLCITRQEPVHDKGPVSQPSGVLPPHEHNTGESARQARIPLDSSTEGAAVLCSSSAREDAGASSSSHRQDSMSHPSYGFIPLPIPVGAATPYHYGAILQPVYYPQAPRMHCDSAGINKAAIQHASGQLNYHENRSIPSQVDEHKQSEENQQLHHSRQILRESGEPIDLARAHAEHVNQSASCSQDVRKGSGCTGSGETDINTNTMVALESGNESGVQNCYTNGLDSDRSRREAALMKFRMKRKDRCFEKKVRYHSRKKLAEQRPRVKGQFVSQKLKSATTVDAETDS
- the LOC112902313 gene encoding two-component response regulator-like APRR3 isoform X2, with translation MKAWEVMRARAYAFDLVLTEVAMPSLSGIQLLARIVAADECKNIPVIMMSSQDSIGTVLKCMQKGAVDFLVKPVRKNELRNLWQHVWRRHAMNSQANGSENNAASNHISANVANGSKAGENSDEESDAQSFGGKRETEIQSVEKLPDTRADEGAGPSRKSKLQNESYDGVNTKLHASKDSDDAPSGSEKNVRSKGLNGITSAKVAEQIMDNALRIADASSRRPSNLGKDLAMDQPTADGQCKSSVMERNALTESNLGEKSNGAAISHAKSCPSQFLETNLGKQHHLSGYKIQEFREKDIFNHSNSSAFSRYGNKRIEPSAEHQFFPSLCITRQEPVHDKGPVSQPSGVLPPHEHNTGESARQARIPLDSSTEGAAVLCSSSAREDAGASSSSHRQDSMSHPSYGFIPLPIPVGAATPYHYGAILQPVYYPQAPRMHCDSAGINKAAIQHASGQLNYHENRSIPSQVDEHKQSEENQQLHHSRQILRESGEPIDLARAHAEHVNQSASCSQDVRKGSGCTGSGETDINTNTMVALESGNESGVQNCYTNGLDSDRSRREAALMKFRMKRKDRCFEKKVRYHSRKKLAEQRPRVKGQFVSQKLKSATTVDAETDS